In the Necator americanus strain Aroian chromosome X, whole genome shotgun sequence genome, GacacgcagacaaccgtcttagatgcttTTCTGGCTATAGAGACGCAAAAAACTACACAGTAATAAGGAAATGTATAAAGAAGAATGATGAGTTGTCGAGAGTACTaagtaaattaaaaatgatGTACATGAAAATACATGTTTTCTGTGCTGGTctcttgagagaaaaaaacaaaagcatttattttgaatattaCCCTTGGGATGACGTCTAGAAACATTATCagatgaactctttttcttccataagGGTCACAGGAACAGAAGGCCCTTCTGTTATGCACCTATTTTCCATTCAGACGATTAGctttttatcactttcttctcttccgaTTTATTCACTTGTTTCGCAAGTACCAACATTGCTTATTACTTTCACTTGGAAACAAATAAGGCTATAGAAAAAACTGGAACCTATAGGTTATCGATAACCCTCATCTCCGTTATTTTTAAAAGCTGGAATGTTTCGTTCCCAACGAAAATCTGTAtatacgtaatttgaagctattaggtGCAACTTTCTCATATTTTACGTGAccatttctcttgcttctggtacggttGTAATTTTGAGACCATATCTCAAAAGTTCCCGCAAAATTTTCACCAGAAAATTCCCGTGGATATGTCTGTTCTCCAAAACAATCTAGTAGCTCGTGAATAATATCCTAGCTGCTGATGCAGTATATGATCAACGGTAGCATAGGCGGAGCCACCTATTCAAAAAGCAATGACGGAGGATCTCCAAAAGATACACTCCATCGTTAGTTGTCCAGGAAAGACACCATCGTACGAAGGCATAATCGAAAtactttaaagaaaagaaaatcatcagAGCGTCTCGAATTCTAAGGTATCGAAACGGTTCATCAAATGGTGAATGCGACGTGACTAACGAATGATCCCTACTCGTATTTAAACTTACACCCTGCTGCGGGAGGCTCCGCcccttggaccaatgctaacgcggcgcgaaattcaaaatgacaCACCGAGTAACTAGTTCCTCTGTTGCTTCAGAGGAATAAACTCAGAGGAAGGCAGGAAATGAGTCCCTTACGGTTTTTCACGTACTCTTACCTCAAAAAACGATCacaaatatcacaataaacttTAACctaggaaagaaagaaagtttttttttccggatttcAAACTGAGTAATTGATGAAGTTGGAACTTGGGCTTTTCGATCTATATCTTGCAGCTGAGAAAAATTACTATAAGTAACTGCATGGCttatatcttttcttcttcctctgtccagttttcttctcgttgtttcatttgttcttgcattgatctccttatttattaatatcaGTTGTTTAATTCGAACTTTCATTCTCTCTCGTCTACTATTTCCTGTTTTacttgatttgttttctttccattctatttgcttttttgcagGTGGAGTTATTCCAACATAATTAAGCTCTCTGCCGTTTTTATTCGATTCCCACGGTATTAAGTATTGACAAAGTAACAAGACACCCGCCTTTAACCTTACTACAGTTTTAGCATTACTAACAGGGAAAAAACGACGTTATGCTCTACaaatttctgtcatttttttccattacgtAATAGCACCACCAGAGCCTCAATagttttgatttgattctaaGGTTTTCTGAACAGCTTTAAGGTTGGGAAGTGGTAAAATTCGGATGCACAAATGCATCCGAATTTTATCACTTCCCAACCTTAAAGCTTAATGAGTAGTCATACTCTCGCACAGACGAAAAAcggaaattaaaggcatcacaccacgaatctgaggtggtgcagatttcaggtggagtattcgtatacaggatgggagactacggagaggggggtgattccgtccatttcttcctaattgccgtaaaaaacggcccgaaagatacagcttcattcgttttggcgcaccattttgtacaagaggttctattggagcgcgccagtcttgtgcggcgccgcatcttccgggccgttttttacggcaattaggaagaaatggacggaatcacctccctcttcgtagtctcccatcccgtatacgaatactccacctgaaatctgcaccacctcagattcgtggggtgatgcctttaaatcaaacTTTAGGAATCAATGCTCAGAAGTGTTCATTGTCGGCAAAATTTGCACGTTTACTTCCTATAAACATACTTTCCTAGGCCTAACTTTGAATATGAAGAGAGTTTGATTTTTCCGTCTCCAGAATCGGTTGAATAGTAGCAGAAAACTGATCTaccagagaaaaaatcttgaaagcgagttcaaagacaacaaaaacaaagtcgATTGGAAATGTTTACGGGTTTACACTTCAAGTAATGTCTGAGAACGTTACATGGGCTTTGTCATGGACCACTCCGGCTtcccttggtttttttttcattatcggTCCCAATATTGGAGCAACATAATTCAGGATGTGTTGTGCAAAAAGCACTTTCTCCAACTTTAAAAGAGTCTTtgctttcattcaaaaaaaaaagccacaattttttctatgagaaTTGTCTTCCTTTACCTTCAATGTTCTTGTCATATATTAACGTGATTTAAGTGCCGATTATCATGCGGTACGCATTTGCTAGCTAGGAGCAAAGTAAGCAGCGCAATCACGTGCTGGGAAGTAAagacaatgaaaaaagagagtaaCATTGAGAAGAGtgagaaacagaaacagaaacatgAATGGATTTAAGGACAGTGAGACacacgaaaatgaagaaaaaaaaacaaatgaaataaacgagTGGTACAAGGTACCACTCGtctatttcattcatttttcagaggagacaaaaagaataaagtagacATAAAATCAGGAttagacacaaaaaaaaacaactttaaaaGACAGAGAAACAAGACAAAATAATCATAATCAAGACAAGGGAATAAGACAAAACAATAATACAGTGAAACGGTAAAAGTAGAACGTAGAAACAGGACGAGTAAAACAGAGATGATCCaagagatgaaaggaaatgaaaatacaaattgAATAAGGAAAGCAATGTAAGAGCAaatgaaaaaacgagaagaaaaatgaacagagGAAGAGTCAAAGACGTTAGCTGTGCAGTTACTTGAAGTAGTTCTTCTCAGGTACGAGATATAGATCGAAAAGTCAAGTTCCAACTTCATCTCTTACTGTGTTTGAAATCCGGAAatcatacttcctttctttcttggattaagGCTTACTGTGATATTCTCCTCGTTTGTTTTGAGGTAAGAGTACGTGAAAAACCGTAAGGCACTCATTTTCTGCCTTCCTCTGAGTTAATTCCTCTGAAGCAACAGAGGAAGTAGTTACTGGGTgtatcattttgaatttcgcggcgcgttagcattggtccaagggACGGAGCCTCCCGCAGCCGGGTGTAAGATACGAGTATGATCTGCTAGGGTTATAGACTGCGGCATACATAGGAAGACACTGTGGCTTCCTCATGATATACAAGCTACAAGGTTTATCGATAGTCAAACGTAAATACTAATTCAGGTAAGACGAAAGGAAGTGATGTGAAGGATGCTTTTTGTGCCCGCTGGAGGAGCCCGTTATTCACCTGCGTGAGGGTAAGCGTTTCCACTGCGTGGTTGGTGGCTTGAAACCACCTAGAGGtagagaaaatttccatcCCCAATAAGGATAGGGTTCAATAAGTTTGCGCTAGATTTGTCGTGAACGACAGAAACACTGGATTGATGCACCGGTCGTCCTCTGCAAGTCACTGGTCGCAAATGCATCCACAAAACCACATGATTCTGTATTGAAGTCGAGGAGCGTTTCAAAGAGATTGACGAACACCtagaactttatcctttaaccaGTCTGAAtttccggctaaagccggacctcagacttttttgtggtgttctcttcgctcgccttcactgatcaattaatcaaaaattaatggtagtgacagttcctgtaaaatcagaattccgTTTTCTAgagtgttttcttctttctttttttttactataaacaaagacaaaagatttcatagctttctttctaaccacatcagttctacatttggagaatattcaaacttcagcttcaaacactccgtcgatgccaatataatgtagacacaatttgaaagcattactcgaaatttgggttttcctcctgcttccCTGCAACAGTTACCAAGGAACCAGAACAACTCTTCCGAGGAGAAAGTTGGAGTACAATGCAGTTGGGGAGGGAGGGGCATTAGTGGCGGGCGCCATTATTGTAAGTAAATAACCAAACCAGTCGAGGTCCTAATACCTACGTATTGGTcttggaggatctatgacatagAAGCTAAAGTCACTAAGCGAAAAAAGTAggatagagcgtccagaaataaggcaGCCACTGATGCCCCcgcccaactacattttccccgaaAGTTGTTCAGCATTGCAGCTGGTCTGATGGCAAATCTAAAAAGGAACCAAGAAACACAAAATCaggaatcaaaacgacatcaaaaaCCGCCCTCAAAAATCGAAGGAATATTCTGATGGCCCGGAGTCCCAGAGCGTGGTATAGGGCTCCAGTCCAGGGATTTCCGTAACGCGCATTTGCGTAGGTCGTTCTTAAGGAAGCATCGTTTCACTAGTAGACAATGCTTGTTGTTCGTTCTACTGTGTGGAACTGAATCAAGATGTCTGAGGAAGCTTTTCAGGTGGGATGTTTGTTACGTGACCTAGATTCGACTTTTACATCTTCAGAGGTCTGAAAGTGTTGTACCATTCGCAGTTTGAATCATCAAATATCTCTTTCTGGCTAGTCTACTGATCTCAGCCGAACTTGACCAAAATGCTCGTAGTTTTGCTCGTAGGTGTGAACTCAGTTTCACACATAGTCAAACGTGTAATTTGGACACAACCCTCCCGAAGTTGACGACCACCTCCTCTGTCATTCTCTGTGATATAGTCGCTCATGTagcatttaaaaattaagcataacaagtaaaattttaaaaaaaaccagcctgaacgtccggctaaagcctaAAGggcttcaggcttattttggtgttcgctccgctcgttTTCACCGACCAATAAAAAATAGCAGTagcgacttttttttgggaaattagaattgcttttttatcaaagctttatccattttttctacCCGAAAACTTAAGTATAGATGaatgattttatggtttttccttaaactctcagttctatatttggacaGCAATCCAGTTTGATTTCACGTCTATGTTTCCCTCAAACCTCCACAGTTTGaaatattattcgaagtatgagtcgctgctccgttctcagctattagcaatAATGATATGCTAtcatggaatgacgtgaatatcactattgtagtgacaaaaataacgttctacgtcagattgcgtaaactgttggttactatgtattgcatttaagcagtcgtttgcatGTGCGTTACCTCCTTCTGAAAAAAGATGACAGCAGCGTTAGGGAGAcgtgctgggaaatagatatgcgaaggaaccatgaaagcccattctactgcgttggcGCTCCCGCGCACTCCGACGCAATGGGACCCGTCTCTCCCCCCTCTAGCTTTCTGCCACCgacgcaccatttcaaccccgtgggacccgccccactccattttacagctatctggctcggcggcacgaattcgacgtcgCAGTACACGCCTCACACGCGTTGAggttccagcgcaccaaaccgacgccatagtatttgtctccctctctttgaggaatttcttgactaaaaaaaaccgttttttaaatgatagTTTAATTTTGGGAGGATACATTCACAAAAAAGTTTAAtgagaacaaataaacaagtggTACGTAACTTAACAAAAGGTGCCAAAGAGTGGTCCCCcggcagagttttgcatcattaagtatttaacacacacacacacacacacacacacacacacacaaaaaacacacacacacacacacacacacacacacacacacacacacacacacacacacacacacacacacacacacacacacacatacacatacacacacacacacacacacacacacacacggactaagcgcgttgtTATATAACACGATTAACCAAAAAAACTACTGGACACACACAAACAACGAAGTGTGATGAATAGTAAGCAAAATAGATggagataaataaaaataatttagacCATTTACAGACGATATTGGGTGGTTGTAGCAATGACCACTGACCATTATTGAGAATGAGTGTACGATTGATGTGGATTTTGGGAGGTCGGAATAAATACAAATTGGTGTGGAAAAAGCCTAAGAGGTCAAATTAAGAggcaaattaaaattaaaagttacTGGCCTTTGTTTCTTAGAAGGACAAGTTTTTGTTCTGTAGAACCTGAACAGAACAAAGAACCTCTCTGTTTGTTCAGCCCTACGAAATTGTACTGCATGAAATTTGCTGCGAGCGTCGTTATTCAGTAACCTGTGCAGCCTGCTTGcactaattttatttccagCTGTAGATGCCTTTTCTTCGTTTAGTAATAGCATCGAGATTGCATTTTTAAAGGttaatataaaaattcatCACTGTTGAATACGAAATGTGCAGTTCGATATTCCCACTATTTGCTCCCCTTCACACATCTAATCCAtactcaaaggcagcataacacgaatctggggtggtagggatttcaggtagagtatccgtacacggggtcgtagattatggagacctgggtggttccgcccatttttccctgaatcactgcaagcagccggcccctgaatgttATTtcgtacgatgccttctattgcagcgcgccccCGTTACACGCGTACCGTCCCTTTCTGCCTATCGGGgtagtccgaattgattttcgacgaaggtggaggcggcgcaagggatGGAGccttgcaatagatggcgtcgtacaaaacagcactcCGGAGGCGgttgtttacagtgatgcagggagaggtgagcggaactacccccttctccataatctacgaccccgtatacaaatactccacctgaaatccgcaccacctcagattcgtggtatgctgccttcaagttCTTCCCAGACATGGTTAAGGACGTCTGGTGTAACAGAGTGAATGACGCCCGTGATTctctgttttatttatttatttattcacatacagcACTGGTgtaccagaaaagaaagataaaaaaatggaacacactttgtctgagtcagagaatcttgggaacaaaaagaaactacaaaatttACTGGAACCGGAACCCAATCTATCGCTAGAGAAGACAGGCGCCGTTATCCAGTTCCATGCCTTGTGCAAAAGGCATCAGACATCAGAGAATTGCTAGAATCAGAGGCATGAGGTTAGACATCAATATTCAAACACCGCCTtatgtcaattttcttcaaattcgccTTGAATATCTTACTATGTTCGGCTTTAACAATATCACGCGGTAAGAGCTCCAAACATCTAGCAGTTCtgtcaccttgatcaccttgactcccgttgatcttcgaactggtcgagcgggtggcagtaattcttctatttgtcccgatcgcatgCCAGAGTAGCTCAGTGGTTCCTTCTTTGatgtgggacacgaagagcatcatatttttctttgcaggacttcgtgaagaaatctgactatcgggtcggcggtcttcctgtagtgcacttaatatcgcggggaacctcgctcacggctctggtccaacggttgtcgttaaagcgcatcacgtgtcctgcccaccttattttactttccttggcggcggcgtctctaatcttcgatcgctgacgtaggagagaacttcgaatcccgtccctcacttgcgtgaaacgggatactcctagcatcactctttcgattgaGCATGACGCTttatgacgctcaccgcgttttcttcctgcttgcgaaatgcccaggtttccgaagcataggtcaaagcagaaagTACGGTGGTgctgaagaggtgagcacggagccaggtgttcctggtcttcttcactacatcctcgatacTCTTTTACGCTTTCACTAGTAGGTCTGAAGCACCAATACTTGCTGGGCGCTAATTTGATTCCATTTCTGAGGACCCGAAAATACAAGATTAGGTCGGCCTGTATACGTCTGTTCCTCAAACTGCTCATACCTAATTTTTTGAGACGATCCTTGTAGCTATTCACCGCTAAGTCTGTTGACACTCTTCTGAATAACGTACGGGTAAAAGTCTCTTGCACCTTTTCGAACTTTGctatatgttttttctttgaagggctCCAAATTTGATAGCCATATCCAAGATGAGGTAAGACGAACGATTTGTATAGACGAGTGAGAATAGTTGGATTAGAGGTGTGAGCAATGCGGAATAGTCGAAAAAGGGAGGAGTATGCTCTTTTGCGTGTCATCAGCGTACATTTGGACACTGACGTGAGAAGAGGTTCTGAGCACATTAGGTAGGTCGATAGTGTAGATGAGAAACAAGAGAGGGGACAGAACTACTCCTTGTGGAACTCCACTTCTGCAAGGGAATTTGGCTGAGTACTTGTGGCCGACTTTGACTGTCATACTTCTCATGCTAAGATACGAGATCATCCAATCCATAACATGGCCCATTATTCCGAAGTACTTAAGCTTAGCAATTAATTTAGAGTGAAATACTTTATCGAAGACTTTGGACAGGTCAACGTATATTATACCAATCGATTCACCTTGATTGCAAGCTAAGGACCAGTCAAAAACACTACCAATTAGATTAGTAGATGTTGAAGCTCCTGCGATAAACCCATGTTGTTGAGTGGGAGTCAGATGGAACTTCTTTAGCCAAGACAATAGTTTATCCCTGATTagcttttccataattttgacTGGCGTTGGTAATAAGGACGGTAATTGCTCGGCAGATTAGTACCTGGGGATTTAGGAATTGCTGTAAGTATGGCGCTTTTCCGCACCTCCGGAACTTAACCTAAAAGCATTGAGATGTTAAAGATATGGGCTAGAGGTCAACATAAAGTAGCAGCACATTCCTTATATACAATTGGCGGGATTCCATCTTGCGTTTCACTAACCGACGATTTAAGAGACTTGAGATATTTGTAAATATCTGAAGGATGGAAAAATATGACACTGCACTGCTGTTGGATAGGAGCAATGCCAACAATTTCTGGAGTGGTATTACTGCACTCTGAAGAAAACATACTGGCAAAATGCAGGGCTAGGGCATTAGATTTATCAGCATATCTCTGGTATAAGTAACTCCTGTTTGATCCACAAGACCAGGAAGTCTTCCATTGCCTTTAATTTTATGCCTTAAGTACAAATAGAAGGGCTTCATGGATTCGCTGTGCACTAAGCGGCGCTCTCGATACGAAAGATATCTTTTCATGCGAAAGTCAAAGTCAGAACATACTTTCCTGTACAGCGGGTTATGAAAAGGATAGTCTAACTCCTCAAAAAGATGTTGTCTCTAAGAGATGGGGGCTTTCAGTTGAGGTGGAAGATTCAAACAAGATGCGCGAGGAAatcgaaaaggaacaaattttcCAAGACCCTCATAAACCTTCTTGCAGAATCTGAGATAAATGTCCGGACATGAAGAGTATTGATTGAATAGAGTAAACCAGCCAGCACCATTAATGTAATTGTCTAAGGAAAAGTAATCAACCGCGAAAAAGTCAGCCATCAGAATTCTTGGAGCTGACATAGAAACAGGTGTTTCGAAACAATTGCATGGTCGAATGAGGCTAGCGGTGGAAGAAGCTCAACATCTAGAGTGTAGGTGCTGGGTGTAAGGAGAATGTCAAGAACCCTATCAGCGTGGGTAGGCAGATTCACATTTTGTACGAAACCAGCACTGGTgaagaaatccaagaaaagtGATGAAGATGAGTTGAAAGCTATGGAGTTAATCCAGTCTACATGCAGATTGAAGTCGCCAAGAATAACAGTTTGATGATTCATATCCGCAAAATCGCTAAGTACGTCTACAAGTTTTTTATCATTAGCAGCAGAACTATTTGGAGGTCGACATACGAGCATAAAACGAAGTTGCGACAAATTATCAGCAAACAAAATTTCAGTGGAGAGTAAGTCAGCCTTAAGATCGTTGTCAAGAAAAACGATTTGGGCACTAATAAATGCCTTGACAAGAACGCACACCCCACCTCCACTTCTCATGGATCGATCCGAACGGTAGACATTATAGGGCAGGTTGCTAACGAGCTCAGAGTCCAAATTTTTAGTGCTTAACCAAGTTTcagtaataaaaattagatcCGGTTTGTACAAGCAGAGAAACATTTGTAAGTGGTGCATTTTATTGACGAGACTGCGTGCATTAAATAAGTATGATTTTAGTGTTGAAGAAGCACCGTGCAGCTTTAAGCGTTTCCCGATGTGCTTCGCTTAATGTCAGAGATGTGCCTTAGGTCGCCGCGGTACACCACCCACTCCTGCTGACTTTTCCTCCGTTACGCTCATGTGCCTCTTGTCTCAGTTCATACTCTCGTTTCCTTTCATCAGGTGTCACACTTCTGCGGATATAAACATTGGGAAAACCTGCACCGCGAAGAAGGCGCGCATTAGCAAGCTCTCGACGCCAGTAGAACTGAGAGGGGAAAACGACTTTTACTAGGCGTGGACGTGAAGCATTAGGTTTACCCATCCGGTATAGATCAACTGGACGACAGCTCACGTTCAATGCAAGCAAAATATCGTTGACTTTTTCCTCTAGGTTGCCCAGTCTCTCTGAAGACCCTGAGTCTGGGAGGCCACTGGTTACTACGCTCCGCGAACGCTTGTCCGCTTCAAACTGTTCGGCGAAATCCATCCTAATATTTTCAGAAAGTGCTACCTGCATCTTACTTATAACCGGGTCCTTGCTTCGTTCAGTAATAGCGCTGATCAGCTCTGTTGGTGACAATTCAATTGTTTGTGTACATTCTGCCGTTCTAGTCTCACCACGAGGGTTAGCCTGCGACGAAAGTGCAGCTTGTTTTTTTGCAGCGTGAGTGGATCTAGCTGACATGACTTGATCTATATTTGACCTACCAAGGGGATATCGATAATACAATCGCTCACGCAGtaggcaaaaagaaaaatgattagTTTAGACGGTTAAAATGCCAGGGAAAAAGATTGAAACGGCAAAGTATAGGGTTTCAAGTTAATAGATGTTAGAAATGTAGATGAGagcgttgagaaaaaagaaaaacgttaagAAGATTAAGGGTAATTTAAATGATTAAAACAGTTATGTAAAAATAGTTAGaatgtttaagaaaaagaatgatggttatacagaaaaaaagaatcttggATTGAACCGAATGCGATGAGGGGAGAGACAGGAGGAGAAACGTTAGAGAGATAAGTAGGAATAAACTAAAGTTAAAAATGTGAGAGCAGACAAGTACGCAGCCACCTGACGCACGCAGACGTGTTAAAGTCCAAGTCGGGTGGCATGGCCGAGAAAGCGAGGATATCTTATCGTCGGAAGAGTCCCTCCAACAACACCTCATGCATATCAGCTGCTGCTGCATCCCGACATCTCTATTTCTTCACTAAGCTCATCCACAAGCTGATAGGGACggtgttttcaaaatattgttCGACGGCTGCTTCGTGATTTAAAGCAGCATGCCACAAATTTGACGTGGAGGAGGAACCCCTGGGAATAGCTAGAGGTGGGTTTGTAGATTGCTGGCTCataggtggttccgctcatctctccttgatcGTCGTGAGAAACGGCCTTGGGACCACTTTGGTTATTACGAgatgcgttagaacgctcctctatccACATGTCCCGGCCCCTCAGCCtgctcattggttttacttaagTAGGCtgttgagaagacatcactgatcttcgaccgatcgcacttggatgcaACGCGTTGCAACTGAGATCTTCTTTAAAAAGACGTCGTAATCCACGCCATTTCTTGCGACGATCAGGAAAAAATGTACGGAACCACCCTGAtgtcgcaatctacaatcccatctctaGATTTTCCCGCGCATTCCTtaaccagattcgtggtatgcttccTTTAATCGTAGTCGTTGTAGACATTGAGACGTGGTCTCTGAATCATTTTTCGAGCTGGTGTGTACCGAAAGAGGATCCAGTGACCTGAGTTAGCAACTGCGGTCTTTTCCTCCCCCACGGTAATGAGATAGCCCGTCCTCGAGCTTAACAAATGTGAAAgttatgatatatatatatatatatatatatatatacccgGAAGAGAGTTGTTCGATGTAAactataaaaggataaagtttctagcattgatcaatccgcttgggatgcgcccccacgttcacttcaattcagaatcgtttgaggtttacgaatgtgtatctggcctatacaatgacttgcagtggctagccgatgtgtcaagtcagtgctattatcctcccagacaagtctggtaccaatttatcgaccgctgagggatgaaaggcttgatgagcactagggcggattcgaacctccgatcgatcgtgcaggaagcggaacctctaaacgctacaccacacccgccccatgtAAACTATGTTCTAGGTTATTTGATG is a window encoding:
- a CDS encoding hypothetical protein (NECATOR_CHRX.G22730.T1) translates to MFLCLYKPDLIFITETWLSTKNLDSELVSNLPYNVYRSDRSMRSGGGVCVLVKAFISAQIVFLDNDLKADLLSTEILFADNLSQLRFMLVCRPPNSSAANDKKLVDVLSDFADMNHQTVILGDFNLHVDWINSIAFNSSSSLFLDFFTSAGFVQNVNLPTHADRVLDILLTPSTYTLDVELLPPLASFDHAIVSKHLFLCQLQEF
- a CDS encoding hypothetical protein (NECATOR_CHRX.G22731.T1), which translates into the protein MSARSTHAAKKQAALSSQANPRGETRTAECTQTIELSPTELISAITERSKDPVISKMQVALSENIRMDFAEQFEADKRSRSVVTSGLPDSGSSERLGNLEEKVNDILLALNVSCRPVDLYRMGKPNASRPRLVKVVFPSQFYWRRELANARLLRGAGFPNVYIRRSVTPDERKREYELRQEAHERNGGKVSRSGWCTAAT